The Polyangium spumosum genome includes a window with the following:
- a CDS encoding transposase yields MANFLSEEKRLRVLAALVEGNSERAVERMTGVQQKTIGRFALSLGEGAVNLHNRLARGLHCSLVTVDEIWSYVGKKQARVTPEDGPDVGEAYTFVALDASSRFVIAWYVGKRDQASTDAFMTDLRARLVVMPAMTSDGFAPYVSAIGSAFGPGVDYAQTVKNYTKRGRREGSADHRYEPPRDPFITKRAIFGAPDLDAASTAYVERNNATMRHHIGRMRRLCLAFSKRIDRHKAAVALNYAWYNLGTVVKTLRVTPAMQLGLTDHVWTIEEFQAALLTAGPCEPPERQPLAARVPETTARELPNGRGFLRVVGGGKASGERHHEPPPVAPVPVAIPVEPVADPTGQLDLFAWRPKAPPIGQLSLFPGFDDPKGGE; encoded by the coding sequence ATGGCGAACTTCCTTTCCGAAGAGAAGCGTCTCCGCGTCCTTGCGGCCCTGGTAGAGGGCAATAGCGAGCGCGCCGTCGAGCGTATGACCGGCGTCCAACAGAAGACGATCGGACGGTTCGCGCTCTCCCTTGGCGAGGGCGCGGTGAACCTTCACAACCGGCTCGCGCGGGGCCTGCATTGCAGCCTCGTGACCGTCGATGAGATTTGGAGCTACGTCGGGAAGAAGCAGGCCCGCGTGACCCCAGAGGACGGGCCGGACGTCGGCGAGGCGTACACCTTCGTCGCCCTGGACGCGTCGAGCCGCTTCGTCATCGCCTGGTACGTGGGCAAGCGCGACCAGGCATCGACGGACGCCTTCATGACCGACCTTCGCGCCCGCCTGGTCGTGATGCCAGCCATGACCTCGGACGGGTTCGCGCCCTACGTCTCTGCGATCGGCTCCGCGTTCGGTCCCGGCGTCGATTACGCGCAGACCGTGAAGAACTACACGAAGCGCGGGCGGCGCGAGGGTTCGGCCGATCATCGGTACGAGCCCCCCCGGGATCCGTTCATCACGAAGCGGGCGATCTTCGGCGCCCCGGATTTGGACGCGGCGAGCACGGCCTACGTCGAGCGGAACAACGCGACGATGCGTCACCACATCGGGCGCATGCGTCGGCTTTGCCTCGCGTTCAGCAAGCGCATCGACAGGCACAAGGCCGCCGTCGCGCTGAACTACGCCTGGTACAACCTGGGAACGGTCGTGAAGACGCTCCGCGTGACCCCGGCGATGCAGCTCGGCTTGACCGACCACGTGTGGACGATCGAAGAGTTCCAGGCCGCCCTGCTCACCGCGGGCCCGTGCGAGCCCCCGGAACGTCAGCCGCTTGCGGCCCGCGTCCCCGAGACAACGGCGCGGGAGCTTCCGAACGGGCGCGGCTTCCTCCGCGTCGTGGGGGGCGGGAAGGCATCGGGAGAGCGTCACCATGAACCGCCTCCGGTCGCCCCGGTGCCCGTTGCGATCCCCGTCGAGCCGGTTGCCGATCCGACCGGGCAGCTTGACCTCTTCGCGTGGCGCCCGAAGGCTCCGCCGATCGGCCAACTCTCCCTGTTCCCTGGGTTCGATGACCCGAAAGGAGGGGAGTAA
- a CDS encoding NUDIX hydrolase, whose protein sequence is MPLPPVQRLSSAIIGRHGIFDIVRHEIEGTDGPRVYFTLQMPDWVSIAAVTTDGRIVLVQQYRHGINEVTLETAGGIVDEGETPELAARRELREETGFASKDLEPLGWVHPNPAVQNNRCHLFLARRAEAAGAPAPDEDEHIEPVVLSVGEVQKALDEGTIGHALAVVTLERALRRL, encoded by the coding sequence ATGCCTCTTCCTCCCGTTCAGAGACTGTCGAGCGCCATCATCGGACGGCACGGCATCTTCGACATCGTGCGCCACGAGATCGAGGGCACCGACGGTCCGCGTGTCTACTTCACGCTCCAGATGCCCGACTGGGTGTCCATCGCGGCCGTGACCACCGACGGGCGTATCGTGCTCGTGCAGCAGTACCGACACGGCATCAACGAGGTCACGCTGGAGACCGCGGGCGGCATCGTGGACGAGGGCGAGACGCCCGAGCTCGCCGCGCGGCGCGAGCTCCGCGAAGAGACGGGCTTCGCGTCGAAGGACCTCGAGCCCCTCGGATGGGTGCACCCGAACCCCGCCGTGCAGAACAACCGCTGCCACCTCTTCCTCGCTCGCCGCGCCGAGGCCGCCGGCGCGCCCGCGCCGGACGAGGACGAGCACATCGAGCCCGTCGTGCTCTCCGTCGGCGAGGTGCAGAAGGCGCTCGACGAGGGCACGATCGGCCACGCGCTCGCCGTCGTCACGCTCGAGCGCGCGCTCCGACGCCTGTAG
- a CDS encoding Smr/MutS family protein — protein MATKARAGRTSSKKTQKKPNKQAADSPFFRPFAKLAAKKSKKAEKPEKAEKPEKSASSTKQEGSAKRQAAQRVPVQPTAEQAEPQTGPSEAETFAMYMAGVRALEDRKARVPRSSTPIEPKSKAPRVTQDLDEGARHMLHSLVAEGVRFEVTDDGERIEGRRLDVDPRELRRLRRGAYTVDGRLDLHGMNAGEARREVEKFVRKRRADGDRVVALIHGRGNHSPRGIGVLRGEIAAWLSQGPVAHHVAAFASAPEDEGGAGVVLALLAR, from the coding sequence ATGGCGACCAAGGCGCGAGCCGGGCGGACGAGCTCCAAGAAGACGCAGAAAAAGCCGAACAAACAGGCGGCCGATAGCCCGTTCTTCCGCCCGTTCGCCAAGCTCGCCGCGAAAAAAAGCAAGAAGGCCGAGAAGCCAGAGAAGGCCGAGAAGCCCGAGAAGTCTGCGTCCTCGACGAAGCAGGAGGGCAGCGCGAAGAGACAAGCCGCGCAACGTGTACCTGTACAGCCAACGGCCGAGCAGGCCGAGCCGCAGACGGGGCCGAGCGAGGCCGAGACGTTCGCGATGTACATGGCAGGCGTGCGCGCGCTCGAGGATCGCAAGGCACGCGTCCCGCGCTCCTCGACGCCGATCGAGCCGAAATCCAAGGCGCCACGCGTGACCCAGGACCTCGACGAGGGCGCTCGTCACATGCTGCACTCGCTCGTCGCCGAGGGCGTCCGCTTCGAGGTCACCGACGACGGCGAGCGCATCGAGGGGCGAAGGCTCGACGTCGATCCACGCGAGCTGCGCCGCCTTCGACGCGGCGCGTATACCGTCGACGGTCGGCTCGATCTGCACGGCATGAACGCAGGCGAGGCGCGACGCGAGGTGGAAAAGTTCGTGCGCAAACGAAGAGCGGACGGAGATCGCGTGGTGGCTCTGATCCACGGGCGCGGCAACCACTCGCCGCGGGGGATCGGCGTGCTGCGCGGCGAGATCGCGGCCTGGCTGAGCCAGGGTCCGGTCGCCCACCATGTGGCCGCGTTCGCGTCCGCGCCCGAGGACGAGGGCGGAGCGGGAGTCGTACTCGCGCTCTTGGCACGCTGA
- a CDS encoding branched-chain amino acid transaminase — protein MVDKLKKIWMEGEFVDWDDAKVHILTHSLHYGLGAFEGIRAYRRADGGTYVFRLKEHIDRLFETCKLLAIQPRFTRQQVADASVEFLRQNDMQEGYLRPLVYMGDGPMGVYAHDNPVRTTVVGWHWGAYLGKGATETGIRAKISAFARHHINVGMPKAKMMGQYTNSSLAKREARIAGYNEAILLDAHGYVSEGSGENIFIVRRGRLITPPLSASILEGITRDTILTLAREEGIPTAEEMITRDQLYLAEEAFFTGTAAEVTPIREVDDRTIGEGAVGAITRRLQQRFFGIVRGEDNSHPEWLTRVPA, from the coding sequence ATGGTCGACAAGCTGAAGAAGATCTGGATGGAAGGCGAGTTCGTCGACTGGGACGACGCGAAGGTCCACATCCTGACGCACTCCTTGCACTACGGGCTCGGCGCCTTCGAAGGCATCCGGGCGTATCGCAGGGCCGACGGCGGCACGTACGTGTTCCGCTTGAAGGAGCACATCGATCGCCTCTTCGAGACGTGCAAGCTGCTCGCGATCCAGCCCCGGTTCACGAGGCAGCAGGTCGCCGACGCGAGCGTGGAGTTCCTCCGCCAGAACGACATGCAGGAGGGTTACCTCCGGCCGCTCGTGTACATGGGCGACGGGCCGATGGGCGTCTACGCGCACGACAACCCCGTGCGCACCACGGTCGTCGGCTGGCACTGGGGCGCGTACCTCGGCAAGGGCGCGACGGAGACCGGCATCCGCGCCAAGATCTCCGCCTTCGCGCGCCACCACATCAACGTGGGGATGCCCAAGGCGAAGATGATGGGGCAATACACGAACTCCTCGCTCGCCAAGCGCGAGGCGCGCATCGCCGGCTACAACGAGGCGATCCTGCTCGATGCGCACGGCTACGTCAGCGAGGGCTCGGGCGAGAACATCTTCATCGTGCGCCGCGGCCGGCTCATCACGCCGCCGCTCTCGGCCTCGATCCTCGAGGGCATCACGCGCGACACGATCCTCACGCTCGCCCGCGAGGAGGGCATCCCCACGGCCGAGGAGATGATCACGCGTGATCAGCTCTACCTCGCCGAGGAGGCGTTCTTCACGGGCACGGCCGCCGAGGTCACGCCGATCCGCGAGGTCGACGATCGCACGATCGGCGAAGGCGCGGTCGGCGCGATCACGCGCAGGCTGCAGCAGCGCTTCTTCGGCATCGTGCGGGGCGAGGACAACTCGCACCCCGAGTGGCTCACGCGCGTCCCCGCCTGA
- a CDS encoding OmpA/MotB family protein has translation MNVRIFAASTLAASLALSGCGYSEEEWQAQLDKYNQLLADKNASDAAAANAQKKLAAELAAEQAKAADLTKKLSDAGVDISKLSESLQASATKVSALSSTLEEREKALAEYKARAKQLEQIKARFEMLRKKLDELTKLGLAVNIRKNRMVISLPGDVLFDSGRETLKKEGQEILVKVANIIKNDASLLGRDYQVAGHTDNKPLAGGIFRDNWGLSLMRAREVLLYLVSQKGGNMPSSRWSAAGFGDTDPIASNDTDDGRQKNRRCDLIVVPSVEEMLDLKAITQ, from the coding sequence ATGAACGTGCGCATCTTTGCTGCCTCCACGCTCGCCGCTTCGCTCGCCCTGAGCGGCTGCGGTTACTCCGAGGAAGAGTGGCAGGCGCAGCTCGACAAGTACAACCAGCTGCTGGCCGACAAGAACGCGAGCGACGCGGCCGCGGCGAACGCGCAGAAGAAGCTCGCGGCGGAGCTCGCGGCGGAGCAGGCGAAGGCCGCGGACCTGACGAAGAAGCTGTCGGACGCCGGGGTCGACATCAGCAAGCTGAGCGAGAGCCTGCAGGCGTCGGCGACGAAGGTCTCGGCGCTGAGCTCGACGCTCGAGGAGCGCGAGAAGGCGCTCGCGGAGTACAAGGCGCGCGCCAAGCAGCTCGAGCAGATCAAGGCTCGCTTCGAGATGCTGCGCAAGAAGCTCGACGAGCTCACGAAGCTCGGCCTCGCGGTGAACATCCGCAAGAACCGCATGGTGATCTCGCTCCCGGGCGACGTGCTCTTCGACTCGGGCCGCGAGACGCTGAAGAAAGAGGGTCAGGAGATCCTCGTGAAGGTCGCGAACATCATCAAGAACGACGCCTCGTTGCTCGGCCGCGACTACCAGGTCGCGGGGCACACGGACAACAAGCCCCTCGCGGGCGGCATCTTCCGCGACAACTGGGGCCTGTCGCTCATGCGCGCGCGCGAGGTGTTGCTCTACCTGGTGAGCCAGAAGGGCGGCAACATGCCGAGCTCGAGGTGGAGCGCCGCCGGCTTCGGCGACACGGACCCGATCGCCTCGAACGACACGGACGACGGCCGCCAGAAGAACCGCCGCTGTGATCTGATCGTGGTGCCGAGCGTCGAGGAGATGCTCGACCTCAAGGCGATCACGCAGTAA
- a CDS encoding cytochrome P450: protein MTTAASPRVAAVAPGPPGAPLLGNLPELRRDRIRIFLDAADTYGDVVRFQFGPGPGRTAHLLRHPDHIKHVFVDAADRFTKQTPGVREVRALLGDGLLTSEGALWKRQRRIAQPAFQKQRIAAFADVMVRAADELVDGWMRRPRPDAPVDVASEMMRLALRIVTETLLGTDVPIDAAATAEALDLILEDVRKGVTRILKIPRGVPTPDNRRFHAAVAVLDREVLRIIEHRRKAPGGGTDLVSMLMAARDPETGEGMTDRQLRDEVMTMFAAGHETTANALAWTFYLLSTHPDVRRRARAEIGRVTEGRLPDFKDLGALDLVGRVFQESMRLYPPAWMISRRAADDDVIGGYSIPSGSLVFLSPYVTHRHPSYWENPEGFDPDRFAGGALARMPRFAYFPFGGGARQCIGSSFAMVEGTLVLATILRRVRLDLVPGQTITPEPGITLRPRGSIQMRVVPEPLPA from the coding sequence GTGACCACCGCCGCCTCTCCGCGTGTTGCCGCCGTCGCGCCGGGACCTCCGGGCGCGCCGCTGCTCGGCAACCTGCCCGAGCTCCGCCGCGACAGGATCCGCATCTTCCTCGACGCCGCCGATACCTACGGCGACGTCGTACGCTTTCAATTCGGCCCCGGCCCCGGGCGCACGGCCCACCTCCTCCGCCACCCCGACCACATCAAGCACGTCTTCGTCGACGCCGCCGATCGTTTTACCAAACAAACCCCCGGCGTCCGCGAGGTCCGCGCCCTGCTCGGCGACGGCTTGCTCACGAGCGAAGGCGCCCTCTGGAAGAGGCAGCGCCGCATCGCACAGCCCGCCTTCCAGAAGCAACGTATCGCCGCGTTCGCCGACGTCATGGTCCGCGCCGCCGACGAGCTCGTCGACGGATGGATGCGCAGGCCCCGCCCCGACGCGCCCGTCGACGTCGCCAGCGAGATGATGCGCCTCGCGCTCCGCATCGTCACCGAGACCCTGCTCGGCACCGACGTCCCCATCGACGCCGCCGCGACCGCCGAGGCCCTCGACCTCATCCTCGAGGACGTGCGCAAGGGAGTGACGCGTATCCTCAAGATCCCCCGCGGCGTACCGACGCCGGACAATCGAAGGTTTCACGCGGCCGTCGCCGTGCTCGACCGCGAGGTCCTGCGCATCATCGAGCACCGCCGCAAGGCGCCCGGGGGCGGGACCGACCTCGTCTCCATGCTCATGGCCGCGCGTGACCCGGAGACGGGCGAGGGGATGACGGACCGCCAGCTCCGGGACGAGGTCATGACCATGTTCGCCGCGGGCCACGAGACCACAGCGAACGCCCTCGCCTGGACGTTTTACCTGCTCTCCACGCACCCCGACGTGCGGCGCCGCGCCCGCGCCGAGATCGGCCGCGTCACGGAGGGCCGCCTGCCCGACTTCAAGGACCTCGGCGCCCTCGACCTCGTCGGCCGCGTCTTCCAGGAGTCGATGCGCCTCTATCCGCCGGCCTGGATGATCTCGCGCCGCGCGGCCGACGACGACGTCATCGGCGGGTATTCGATCCCGAGCGGCTCCCTCGTCTTTTTGAGCCCCTACGTCACCCACCGGCACCCTTCGTACTGGGAGAACCCCGAGGGCTTCGACCCGGATCGATTCGCGGGCGGCGCGCTCGCCCGGATGCCGCGATTTGCTTATTTTCCGTTCGGCGGCGGGGCGCGCCAGTGTATCGGGTCGAGCTTCGCGATGGTCGAGGGGACGCTCGTGCTCGCCACGATCCTCCGGCGCGTCCGCCTCGACCTCGTGCCCGGACAGACCATCACGCCCGAGCCCGGGATCACGCTCCGGCCTCGGGGCAGCATCCAGATGCGCGTCGTCCCCGAGCCTCTGCCGGCTTGA
- a CDS encoding VTT domain-containing protein, which produces MDLLREFFSKLRHLEELLTWGGYPVLMTIIFAETGLLVGFFLPGDSLLVTAGVLVNANLINPLGLSTFSNLLLMNAVLCVMAIVGDTVGYSIGYKAGPKLFNREQSLFFRRDYLIATQKFYEKHGGKTIVLARFMPFARTFAPVVAGIGKMSYRRFIMFNVFGGIGWVVSMTFLGYFLGKVLGAKDIEKVVYLIIVISVMPPVIGAIKTHLASKKAAAAEKAKSS; this is translated from the coding sequence GTGGACCTTCTACGCGAGTTCTTCTCCAAGCTGCGCCACCTCGAGGAGCTGCTCACCTGGGGCGGCTACCCGGTGCTCATGACGATCATCTTCGCCGAGACCGGGCTCCTCGTCGGCTTCTTCCTTCCGGGTGACTCCTTGCTCGTGACGGCGGGCGTGCTCGTCAACGCGAATCTGATCAACCCCCTCGGGCTCTCGACCTTCTCGAACCTCCTTCTCATGAACGCCGTGCTCTGCGTGATGGCGATCGTGGGGGATACGGTGGGGTACTCGATCGGCTACAAGGCGGGCCCGAAGCTCTTCAACCGGGAGCAAAGCCTGTTTTTCCGGCGCGATTACCTCATCGCGACGCAGAAGTTCTACGAGAAGCACGGCGGCAAGACGATCGTCCTCGCCCGCTTCATGCCCTTCGCCCGCACGTTCGCGCCCGTCGTCGCGGGCATCGGCAAGATGAGTTATCGCCGATTCATCATGTTCAACGTGTTCGGCGGCATCGGCTGGGTCGTGTCGATGACGTTCCTCGGCTACTTCCTCGGCAAGGTGCTCGGCGCGAAGGACATCGAGAAGGTCGTTTACCTGATCATCGTGATCTCCGTGATGCCGCCCGTCATCGGCGCCATCAAGACGCACCTCGCCTCGAAGAAGGCGGCGGCGGCGGAGAAGGCGAAGTCGTCGTGA